One genomic window of Blastopirellula retiformator includes the following:
- a CDS encoding MG2 domain-containing protein, with protein sequence MTDHDENRQQLLELIYGLLSDDEASQLATRIGRDPELARAYAEIKEQTDLLAAAVRFPGAAKPDFAAWKKQAKEENRAERLRSADGFVRTMQALTALAAAVLILASAAAVVLNQRGDMARSNTPAATEMAATEMGAFDDADMAMASLRSSAIELEVSGPRVLNSEVSNRFVVSVSNEARVSDPAEISYNFKSPQGETFAAGKQLANNGLAKIELPAAQAMAGAKLQVEARQGRQWAEVESPELAAAPPATVTSLAVDRPLVRAGDTIRWRSNTLTSQTQQPIDGLVAFEILDPQQQRVAGYVDQGQSRQGIAASDWKLPLDAVAGNYSLIAKNADGVADVTRFQVDPLAPPVWNARLDFAQDFFTPGQPIAASLQMQTQTGQPLANQKLQMRQIVDGRLIAEPQEIETSPTGEANVELQLAASAAPSATHHLFFSNADQSWAFAAPIPLQPYSIDVNFYPEGGALVAGLSNRVFFHAADFSGKPVELKGAIVNSRDEVVARAETEYRGRGQFDFIPLPEQDYRLSAAVGESQVMADLPAASTTDLATLKVSDAVVNSDEPLEVEVVSRDADQRYGLAYYNNGALVTQQFFAVPQTLKPTRVRLDVPAEIAGAGEVTLYAADDQGQVKPLAERMVFRRPQRQLAIEADELQTEYAAGDRVNLQVAAKDEAGQPAAAALGVAIVNENAFAHTTQQSPTLVASQLLTKRLQRPEELQDPQALLQDDAEAEKQLDYILATDGWRQFVKAGDQNLYAQNRQAVPPAELSAMSSMFTESIDESLVESPILVLKNKIAASPAKLSKNAPTKVAAQSASSGVSLTPWIFAAAIATTAGLIVLALLGSAGPAWFWGPAVTLTSVATVAIAWLSLASMQPPPTSISAQVALKNSAEAPIPTPMADREMAAELEQDELFLDAAGGEKRSAVAGANDRVGEAETEEMRMDSYAASPPITAQPMMEEAKEAESRPLEKSERRLNNMAAPMMAPAEATPAPASPELAPGRSVGPKSAAAETPKAEANLAEMPATAPPAIASDAPEAKTQVRSAPASGRAGGSPSFKSMPAPYSANDAIPPSDYAGSAQSRFSMADKKADTPTLRRNRQAGDIASSEVEQELLMRNQAIGTAEYGLRKAASQQMGLSQQAQQVEGLTDGFGGDMQQAPNLPLPAANGPGGQPRQRMMLSRGAALQDQVESDDAQPSATGAAAQQRQEKDFYYRAYAYGDDEKRDLDGLLGAQPTPETIFWAPLVQTDDNGQATLSFQLPPTPGKYRITIDAVGDGRIGSVRKSFNSRPVSESATPPPAKKAGK encoded by the coding sequence ATGACCGATCACGACGAAAACCGACAACAACTGCTCGAGCTGATTTACGGCTTGCTCTCTGACGACGAAGCGTCGCAGTTGGCTACCCGTATCGGCAGAGATCCGGAACTTGCCCGGGCCTATGCCGAAATCAAAGAGCAGACCGACTTGTTGGCCGCCGCCGTGCGTTTTCCCGGCGCCGCAAAGCCCGACTTCGCCGCCTGGAAAAAACAGGCCAAAGAGGAAAACCGGGCCGAACGTTTGCGCTCCGCTGATGGTTTTGTCCGCACGATGCAGGCGCTGACGGCGCTCGCCGCCGCAGTGTTAATCTTGGCCAGCGCCGCCGCCGTCGTGTTGAACCAACGTGGCGACATGGCCCGCAGTAATACGCCTGCCGCTACCGAGATGGCTGCTACGGAAATGGGGGCTTTCGATGACGCGGACATGGCGATGGCGTCGCTCCGCTCGTCGGCGATCGAGCTGGAAGTGTCTGGACCGCGGGTGCTCAACAGCGAAGTCTCCAATCGCTTCGTCGTCTCGGTCAGCAACGAGGCCCGCGTCTCCGACCCGGCCGAAATCAGCTACAACTTCAAATCTCCGCAGGGGGAAACGTTCGCCGCCGGCAAACAGTTGGCCAACAACGGCCTGGCGAAGATCGAACTGCCGGCCGCTCAGGCGATGGCTGGTGCGAAGCTGCAAGTCGAAGCCCGCCAAGGTCGCCAGTGGGCCGAAGTCGAATCGCCGGAACTAGCGGCCGCCCCACCGGCGACTGTTACCTCGCTGGCGGTCGATCGTCCGCTGGTTCGCGCCGGCGATACGATCCGCTGGCGCAGCAATACGCTGACCAGCCAGACGCAACAACCGATTGACGGCCTGGTCGCGTTTGAAATTCTCGATCCGCAGCAACAGCGCGTCGCCGGCTATGTTGACCAGGGTCAGTCGCGCCAGGGGATCGCCGCCAGCGATTGGAAGTTGCCGCTCGACGCGGTTGCCGGCAACTACTCGCTGATCGCCAAAAATGCAGACGGCGTCGCCGACGTGACGCGATTTCAAGTCGATCCGCTGGCGCCGCCGGTTTGGAACGCGCGGCTCGATTTCGCCCAAGACTTCTTCACCCCAGGCCAGCCAATCGCGGCGTCGCTGCAAATGCAAACGCAAACTGGCCAGCCGCTCGCCAATCAAAAATTGCAGATGCGGCAGATCGTCGACGGCCGCTTGATCGCCGAACCGCAAGAGATTGAAACGTCGCCCACGGGGGAAGCGAACGTCGAGTTGCAGTTGGCGGCCAGCGCCGCGCCGAGCGCAACGCACCATCTCTTCTTTTCCAACGCCGATCAAAGCTGGGCCTTCGCGGCGCCGATTCCGCTGCAGCCGTATTCGATCGACGTCAACTTTTATCCCGAAGGAGGCGCGCTGGTCGCTGGATTGAGCAACCGCGTCTTCTTCCATGCCGCCGACTTCAGCGGCAAGCCGGTCGAGCTGAAAGGCGCCATCGTCAATAGTCGCGACGAAGTGGTCGCGCGAGCCGAGACCGAGTATCGCGGCCGCGGTCAGTTCGATTTCATTCCCTTGCCTGAGCAAGACTATCGCCTTTCGGCGGCGGTCGGCGAAAGTCAGGTGATGGCCGATCTGCCGGCGGCCAGCACGACCGACCTGGCCACGCTCAAAGTTTCCGACGCCGTCGTCAACTCCGACGAGCCGCTGGAAGTGGAAGTCGTCAGCCGCGACGCCGACCAGCGCTATGGCCTGGCCTATTACAACAATGGCGCCCTGGTGACGCAGCAGTTCTTCGCCGTGCCGCAAACCCTGAAACCGACGCGCGTTCGCTTGGATGTGCCGGCCGAGATCGCCGGCGCCGGCGAAGTGACCCTGTATGCCGCCGATGATCAGGGCCAGGTGAAGCCGCTTGCCGAACGGATGGTTTTCCGCCGGCCGCAACGTCAATTGGCGATTGAAGCGGACGAATTGCAAACCGAGTACGCCGCTGGCGATCGCGTCAACCTGCAAGTCGCCGCTAAGGACGAAGCTGGGCAACCGGCTGCCGCCGCCCTAGGCGTTGCGATCGTCAACGAAAATGCGTTCGCCCACACCACGCAGCAGTCGCCGACGCTGGTCGCATCGCAGTTGCTGACCAAGCGGCTGCAGCGGCCCGAAGAACTGCAAGATCCGCAAGCGTTGCTCCAAGACGACGCCGAAGCGGAGAAGCAGCTCGACTACATTCTGGCGACCGACGGTTGGCGGCAGTTTGTCAAAGCCGGCGATCAGAACCTCTACGCGCAAAACCGTCAGGCCGTTCCGCCGGCCGAGCTATCGGCGATGTCCAGCATGTTCACCGAGTCGATTGACGAATCACTAGTTGAGTCGCCAATCCTGGTGCTGAAGAACAAGATTGCAGCTTCCCCAGCAAAGCTCTCCAAGAACGCGCCGACCAAGGTCGCCGCTCAGTCAGCGTCTTCCGGCGTTAGCCTAACCCCTTGGATCTTTGCCGCCGCGATCGCCACCACCGCTGGTTTGATCGTGTTGGCCCTGCTTGGTTCGGCCGGGCCGGCTTGGTTCTGGGGTCCGGCGGTCACGTTGACTTCGGTGGCGACCGTAGCGATCGCCTGGTTGAGCCTGGCGTCGATGCAGCCTCCCCCGACCTCGATCAGCGCCCAGGTCGCGCTGAAGAACTCCGCCGAAGCTCCCATTCCAACTCCAATGGCGGATCGCGAAATGGCCGCCGAATTGGAACAGGACGAGCTGTTTCTGGATGCCGCTGGAGGTGAGAAACGTAGCGCCGTCGCTGGCGCGAACGATCGCGTCGGTGAAGCGGAAACGGAAGAGATGCGGATGGACTCGTATGCGGCGTCTCCACCGATAACTGCCCAACCGATGATGGAAGAAGCCAAGGAGGCGGAGTCTCGCCCACTTGAAAAATCTGAGCGGCGACTCAACAACATGGCGGCGCCGATGATGGCGCCGGCCGAAGCGACCCCGGCTCCTGCCAGCCCAGAACTTGCCCCCGGCCGCTCGGTCGGGCCGAAGTCGGCGGCGGCGGAAACGCCAAAGGCGGAAGCCAATCTTGCGGAAATGCCGGCGACCGCGCCGCCAGCAATTGCCAGCGATGCGCCGGAAGCCAAGACACAGGTTCGCTCAGCGCCGGCCAGCGGCAGGGCAGGCGGTTCGCCCAGTTTTAAATCGATGCCGGCCCCCTACTCGGCCAACGACGCCATCCCGCCGAGCGACTACGCCGGTAGTGCGCAGTCCCGTTTTTCGATGGCCGATAAGAAGGCGGATACGCCCACGCTTCGCCGGAATCGCCAGGCAGGCGACATCGCGTCGTCCGAAGTCGAGCAAGAGTTGCTGATGCGCAACCAGGCGATCGGGACCGCCGAGTATGGCCTCCGCAAGGCGGCGTCGCAGCAAATGGGACTATCGCAACAGGCACAGCAAGTCGAGGGCCTAACGGATGGATTCGGCGGCGATATGCAACAAGCGCCCAATCTCCCGCTTCCGGCCGCCAATGGCCCCGGCGGGCAGCCGCGGCAGCGGATGATGCTCTCGCGCGGCGCGGCGCTCCAAGATCAGGTCGAATCGGACGACGCTCAACCGAGCGCCACAGGGGCAGCCGCCCAGCAGCGTCAAGAAAAAGACTTCTACTATCGCGCCTACGCGTATGGGGATGACGAGAAGCGGGACCTCGACGGCCTGCTCGGCGCACAGCCGACGCCGGAAACGATCTTTTGGGCGCCGCTGGTACAGACCGACGACAACGGTCAGGCGACTCTCAGCTTCCAATTGCCGCCGACGCCTGGCAAGTATCGTATTACGATCGACGCCGTGGGCGATGGCCGAATCGGTTCGGTTCGCAAGAGCTTCAACAGTCGTCCCGTGTCCGAGAGTGCAACCCCGCCCCCTGCGAAGAAGGCGGGCAAGTAG
- a CDS encoding serine/threonine-protein kinase: protein MTEDADQRDERLAALIDQLTAEAKAGKLIDLDQVTASHPDLASDLRELWGAVMLADAVATKVRSDIELTQSASGSAGSSSGNLSPLSLPADFGDYRLLEEIGRGGMGIVYRAKQKSLDRIVAVKMVLRDRLASSEDHARFRSEAEAAARIEHPSVVPIYEVGEFDRRCYFTMKYVQGETLSDRIARGPMPPREAAMLLKQVADAVHCAHLQGVLHRDLKPSNILLDESGRPLVTDFGLAKRTSDVTDLTRTGAILGTPTYMAPEQAAGNRGRIGPVSDVYSLGTILYAMLTGRPPFQGDSPVDVVLKVLEQDPPPPREIYPKVDRDLEMIALRCLQKPIDLRYGSAEALSRDLNAYLHDESIAARSGRFGQIVSRLFRETHHAQVLENWGLLWIWHSLVLFAMSLATFGLQWIGDNTRWHYVFIWTVIAGAWAFIFWGLRRRMGPVTFVERQIAHVWGAGMIGVVSLFPIEALMGFGPVVLSPVLAVIAGMLFLIKGGILSGWFYIQAAVLFLTAIPMAMFPLYAHLIYAVVASLCFFIPGVQYYRQRLRSRAALS, encoded by the coding sequence ATGACCGAAGATGCCGACCAGCGTGATGAGCGACTCGCCGCTTTGATCGACCAACTGACCGCCGAAGCGAAAGCGGGCAAGCTGATCGATCTGGATCAGGTCACCGCGTCGCATCCCGATTTGGCCAGCGATCTGCGTGAACTATGGGGCGCCGTGATGCTGGCTGATGCGGTCGCGACCAAGGTCCGCAGCGATATAGAGCTCACGCAATCGGCCAGCGGTTCCGCCGGTTCGTCGAGCGGCAATCTCTCGCCGCTTTCGCTACCGGCCGACTTTGGCGACTATCGACTGCTAGAAGAAATCGGCCGCGGCGGCATGGGAATCGTCTACCGAGCGAAGCAAAAGAGCCTTGACCGGATCGTCGCCGTAAAGATGGTCCTGCGTGATCGCCTGGCGTCGAGCGAAGATCATGCCCGGTTCCGCAGCGAGGCGGAAGCGGCTGCCCGGATCGAACATCCGTCGGTCGTGCCGATCTACGAAGTGGGAGAATTCGATCGCCGCTGCTACTTCACCATGAAGTACGTGCAGGGCGAAACGCTGTCGGACCGGATTGCCCGGGGGCCGATGCCGCCGCGCGAAGCGGCGATGCTGCTGAAGCAAGTCGCCGACGCGGTCCACTGCGCTCATCTGCAAGGCGTGCTGCACCGTGACCTGAAGCCGTCGAACATCCTGCTCGACGAATCGGGGCGCCCGCTGGTGACCGACTTTGGTTTGGCGAAGCGGACTTCCGACGTGACCGACCTGACCCGCACCGGGGCGATTTTGGGAACGCCCACGTACATGGCGCCCGAGCAAGCGGCCGGCAATCGGGGACGCATTGGCCCGGTGAGCGACGTCTATAGCTTGGGGACGATTCTGTACGCGATGCTGACCGGTCGGCCGCCGTTTCAAGGAGACTCGCCGGTCGACGTGGTGCTGAAAGTGCTCGAGCAAGACCCGCCTCCGCCGCGCGAGATCTATCCCAAGGTTGACCGCGACCTGGAGATGATTGCGCTACGCTGTCTGCAGAAGCCGATCGACCTGCGGTATGGCAGCGCTGAGGCGCTTTCGCGCGACCTGAACGCCTACCTGCACGATGAATCAATCGCAGCCCGTAGCGGGCGGTTTGGGCAGATCGTCTCGCGGCTGTTTCGCGAAACGCATCATGCCCAGGTGCTGGAGAACTGGGGCTTGCTCTGGATCTGGCATAGCCTGGTGCTGTTTGCAATGTCGCTGGCGACGTTCGGCTTGCAGTGGATCGGCGACAATACGCGGTGGCATTACGTCTTTATCTGGACCGTGATCGCCGGAGCGTGGGCGTTTATCTTTTGGGGCTTAAGACGACGGATGGGCCCGGTCACGTTTGTCGAACGGCAGATTGCCCACGTCTGGGGCGCCGGCATGATTGGGGTGGTCAGTCTCTTCCCGATCGAAGCGCTGATGGGCTTCGGCCCGGTCGTGCTTTCGCCGGTTCTGGCGGTGATCGCGGGAATGCTCTTCTTGATCAAGGGAGGGATCCTAAGCGGCTGGTTCTACATCCAGGCCGCCGTTTTGTTCCTAACGGCGATCCCGATGGCGATGTTCCCGCTGTACGCCCATTTGATCTACGCGGTGGTGGCGTCACTTTGCTTTTTCATCCCGGGCGTGCAGTATTATCGCCAGCGATTAAGAAGTAGAGCCGCGCTATCGTAG
- a CDS encoding RNA polymerase sigma factor, with protein MFARLHGELLGALYHLLGNMEDARDALQDSFIKCWRNQDKLPEIENVRAWIFRIAINTGRDHRESAWRRKRQHLAAEEETVVSPHASAEKKVEHAEQLDRMRLAVLELRDEEREVFLLRQNGDMTYDEIAVALDIPSGTVKTRMRMALEKLRTILAPSKADASP; from the coding sequence GTGTTCGCGCGCCTTCACGGCGAGTTATTGGGCGCCTTGTACCACCTGTTGGGCAATATGGAAGATGCCCGCGACGCCCTGCAAGACTCCTTCATCAAATGCTGGCGGAACCAAGACAAACTGCCCGAAATTGAAAATGTACGCGCCTGGATTTTCCGAATTGCGATCAACACCGGTCGCGATCATCGTGAAAGCGCCTGGCGGCGCAAGCGCCAGCACTTGGCCGCCGAAGAAGAAACGGTCGTCAGCCCGCATGCGTCCGCCGAGAAGAAAGTGGAGCACGCCGAGCAGCTCGACCGAATGCGGCTTGCCGTGTTAGAGCTGCGTGACGAAGAACGGGAAGTGTTCCTGCTGCGTCAGAATGGCGACATGACGTATGACGAGATCGCCGTAGCGTTGGACATCCCGTCCGGTACGGTCAAAACAAGAATGCGAATGGCCCTGGAGAAGCTGCGTACGATTTTGGCTCCTTCCAAGGCGGACGCGTCCCCCTAA
- a CDS encoding sigma-70 family RNA polymerase sigma factor — protein sequence MWPEAEKTEQLIQNAKQGDSDARDKLLERHRDSLRRMVEMRLDRKIRRRVDASDVVQDVLVEANRRLTDYMANPVMPFHLWLRHLAQDRIIDAHRRHRGSKKRSVDLEQNIAAPVNVDQSSLNIIAQICDNEMTPAAAATMSELQARFEQAIAQLDDQDREVVVMRHFELLSNQEVAAALGLSAAAASMRYLRALRRLRALLGEPTGE from the coding sequence ATGTGGCCTGAAGCTGAAAAGACCGAACAGCTGATCCAGAACGCCAAACAGGGCGATTCGGACGCGCGCGACAAGCTGCTCGAGCGGCATCGCGACTCGCTGCGGCGGATGGTCGAGATGCGCCTGGATCGCAAGATCCGCCGCCGAGTCGACGCCAGCGACGTTGTCCAGGACGTATTGGTCGAAGCCAATCGCCGGCTGACCGATTACATGGCCAATCCGGTGATGCCGTTTCATCTGTGGCTGCGGCACCTGGCGCAAGACCGGATCATCGACGCTCATCGCCGACATCGCGGTTCGAAAAAACGGAGCGTTGATCTTGAGCAAAACATCGCGGCGCCGGTCAACGTCGACCAGTCGTCGCTTAATATCATCGCCCAGATCTGCGACAACGAGATGACCCCGGCCGCCGCCGCCACGATGAGCGAACTGCAAGCGCGGTTCGAGCAGGCGATCGCTCAACTCGACGATCAAGATCGCGAAGTGGTCGTGATGCGGCATTTTGAACTTCTCTCGAATCAGGAAGTCGCCGCGGCCCTTGGTCTATCGGCTGCCGCCGCCAGTATGCGTTATCTGCGAGCGTTGCGTCGGTTGCGGGCCTTGCTGGGAGAGCCGACCGGGGAGTAA
- a CDS encoding type II toxin-antitoxin system RelE/ParE family toxin, which translates to MEISSEALEGVTQFLDYIGVVNQAPLNAKRWWRKAAKAIESLRYFPHRCPIAPEAEICNYEVRALIIAPCLFLFHVDDARTCVRVIVFRHGRQLPSKDRLPDTPA; encoded by the coding sequence GTGGAGATCTCTTCGGAGGCCCTTGAGGGCGTAACGCAGTTTCTGGATTACATAGGCGTTGTTAATCAGGCGCCGCTCAATGCCAAGCGTTGGTGGCGAAAGGCAGCCAAGGCCATCGAAAGTCTCCGGTACTTTCCGCATCGCTGCCCGATTGCCCCTGAGGCGGAAATCTGCAACTACGAGGTCCGTGCCCTCATCATTGCCCCATGTCTTTTTCTATTCCATGTCGATGACGCAAGAACATGCGTTCGCGTCATCGTTTTTCGACATGGCCGACAACTACCTTCCAAGGACAGGCTTCCCGACACTCCTGCTTAG
- a CDS encoding GNAT family N-acetyltransferase, producing the protein MRFPPVPDDNNHQSFQDQRRRKWLKIRPATNLDRDPLVEIWLKSVRQTHTFLTEEEIQYFLPIVRNQALVELEVWVLVEEPDLPLGFMCLDGKNVEALFLAPEYFRQGGGKRLIEYARHLKGPLSVDVNEQNPAAIRFYESQNFVPIGRSELDSSGFPFPLIHMRQPT; encoded by the coding sequence TTGCGGTTTCCCCCCGTTCCTGACGATAATAATCACCAGAGCTTCCAGGACCAGCGAAGGAGAAAGTGGTTGAAAATCCGGCCTGCGACCAATCTGGACCGAGATCCGCTGGTCGAGATTTGGCTGAAATCCGTCCGCCAAACCCATACGTTTTTGACCGAGGAGGAAATTCAGTACTTTCTCCCGATCGTTCGTAACCAAGCACTCGTCGAGTTGGAAGTGTGGGTGTTGGTTGAAGAGCCCGATCTTCCCCTTGGATTTATGTGCCTGGATGGGAAGAATGTCGAAGCGTTGTTCCTGGCTCCAGAATATTTTCGACAAGGGGGCGGCAAGCGCCTGATCGAATATGCGCGTCACTTGAAGGGGCCGCTTTCCGTCGACGTCAACGAGCAAAACCCCGCCGCGATTCGCTTCTACGAGTCGCAAAATTTTGTGCCTATAGGGCGATCCGAGCTAGATTCGTCAGGGTTCCCTTTTCCGTTGATTCATATGCGCCAGCCGACGTAG